The Pseudomonas orientalis genome contains a region encoding:
- a CDS encoding dihydrolipoamide acetyltransferase family protein: MGTHVIKMPDIGEGIAEVELSQWHVKVGDLVVEDQVLADVMTDKAMVDIPSPVHGKVISLGGEPGEVMAVGSILISIEVEGAGNAKDAPAVAAPVEKAAPVLKSKPEPVQSKPAPAAAKVQAPVAREANERPLASPAVRKHALDAGIPLRLVQGSGPAGRILHEDLEAYLQQGARAPSSAANPYTERNDEHQIPVIGMRRKIAQRMQDATRRAAHFSYVEEIDVTALDELRVHLNDKHGATRGKLTLLPFIVRAMVVALRDFPQINARYDDEAQVITRLGAVHVGVATQSDVGLMVPVVRHAEARSLWGTAEEIARLANAARNGKASREELSGSTITLTSLGALGGIVSTPVLNLPEVAIVGVNRIVERPMVIKGQIVVRKMMNLSSSFDHRVVDGMDAAQFIQAVRGLLEQPASLFLE, translated from the coding sequence ATGGGCACGCACGTTATCAAGATGCCGGACATTGGCGAAGGCATCGCCGAAGTTGAACTGTCGCAATGGCATGTGAAGGTCGGCGACCTGGTGGTTGAAGACCAGGTGCTGGCGGATGTGATGACCGACAAAGCGATGGTGGACATTCCCTCGCCGGTCCACGGCAAGGTGATTTCTCTGGGCGGCGAGCCGGGTGAAGTCATGGCGGTGGGCAGTATCCTGATCAGCATTGAAGTGGAAGGCGCCGGTAACGCCAAGGACGCGCCGGCCGTGGCCGCACCGGTGGAGAAAGCCGCGCCGGTGCTGAAGAGCAAGCCGGAACCGGTTCAAAGCAAGCCCGCGCCTGCCGCCGCGAAGGTCCAGGCACCGGTGGCCCGCGAGGCCAATGAGCGCCCGCTGGCCTCCCCCGCCGTGCGTAAACATGCCCTGGATGCGGGTATCCCGTTGCGCCTGGTACAGGGCTCCGGCCCGGCCGGACGAATCCTGCATGAGGACCTTGAGGCTTACCTTCAGCAAGGCGCGCGCGCACCTTCGAGCGCTGCCAACCCTTACACCGAACGCAACGACGAGCACCAGATCCCGGTGATCGGCATGCGCCGCAAGATCGCCCAGCGCATGCAGGACGCCACCCGCCGCGCCGCGCATTTCAGCTACGTGGAAGAAATCGACGTCACCGCGCTGGACGAGTTGCGCGTGCACCTCAATGACAAACACGGCGCCACGCGCGGCAAGCTGACCCTGCTGCCCTTTATCGTGCGCGCCATGGTGGTGGCACTGCGCGACTTCCCGCAGATCAACGCGCGCTATGACGACGAAGCCCAGGTCATCACCCGCCTCGGCGCCGTGCATGTGGGCGTCGCCACCCAGAGCGACGTCGGCCTGATGGTGCCGGTGGTGCGCCACGCCGAGGCCCGCAGCCTGTGGGGCACGGCAGAGGAAATCGCGCGTTTGGCCAACGCCGCGCGCAATGGCAAGGCCAGCCGCGAAGAGCTGTCGGGCTCGACCATCACCCTGACCAGCCTCGGCGCGCTGGGCGGCATTGTCAGCACGCCGGTGCTGAACCTGCCGGAAGTGGCGATTGTCGGCGTCAACCGCATCGTCGAGCGGCCGATGGTGATAAAAGGCCAGATCGTGGTGCGCAAGATGATGAACCTCTCCAGCTCGTTCGATCACCGTGTGGTCGATGGCATGGACGCGGCGCAATTCATCCAGGCCGTGCGCGGCCTGCTCGAACAACCCGCCAGCCTGTTCCTGGAGTAA
- a CDS encoding ArsR/SmtB family transcription factor, with amino-acid sequence MESTLSEGEVAQLRASASKACSLLKALANEDRLLILCQLTLGERNVGELEAQTGVRQPTLSQQLGILRDEGLVATRREGKYIFYGLASHEVIQVMKTLSGLYCGAVIKSWA; translated from the coding sequence ATGGAATCTACGTTGAGTGAGGGCGAGGTCGCCCAGTTGCGTGCATCGGCGTCCAAGGCCTGTTCCTTGCTCAAGGCGCTGGCCAATGAAGACCGCTTGTTGATCCTCTGCCAGTTGACCCTGGGCGAACGCAACGTCGGCGAGCTGGAAGCCCAGACCGGCGTGCGCCAGCCCACGCTGTCACAACAGTTGGGCATCCTGCGGGACGAAGGGTTGGTCGCCACCCGTCGGGAAGGTAAATACATCTTCTACGGGCTGGCCAGCCACGAAGTGATTCAAGTGATGAAGACCCTGTCCGGCCTGTACTGCGGCGCGGTGATAAAAAGCTGGGCGTGA
- the bkdR gene encoding Bkd operon transcriptional regulator BkdR, whose amino-acid sequence MRKLDRTDIGILNALQENARITNADLARSVNLSPTPCFNRVKAMEELGLIREQVTLLDADLLGLHVNVFIHVSLEKQNELALQQFEGAISDRPEVMECYLMAGDPDYLIRVLVPTIQSLERFMMDFLTKVPGVANIRSSFALKQVRYKTALPLPANGINLGS is encoded by the coding sequence ATGCGCAAACTGGACCGTACCGATATCGGCATTCTCAATGCCCTGCAGGAGAATGCCCGTATCACCAACGCCGACCTCGCCCGTTCGGTCAACCTGTCGCCCACGCCGTGCTTCAACCGGGTGAAGGCGATGGAAGAACTGGGCCTGATTCGCGAGCAGGTCACGCTGCTGGACGCCGACCTGCTGGGGCTGCATGTCAACGTGTTCATCCATGTGAGCCTGGAAAAGCAGAATGAACTGGCGTTGCAGCAATTTGAAGGCGCAATCTCGGACCGGCCGGAAGTGATGGAGTGTTACCTGATGGCCGGCGACCCGGATTACCTGATCCGGGTGCTGGTGCCGACGATCCAGTCGCTGGAGCGTTTCATGATGGATTTTCTGACCAAGGTGCCGGGGGTGGCGAATATCCGCTCCAGTTTTGCCTTGAAGCAGGTGCGCTACAAAACCGCGCTGCCGTTGCCGGCCAACGGCATAAACCTGGGCTCCTGA
- the lpdA gene encoding dihydrolipoyl dehydrogenase, with protein MTQTLHTTLLIIGGGPGGYVAAIRAGQLGIPTILVEGQALGGTCLNIGCIPSKALIHVAEQFQQTVHHSQGSPLGIEVDVPTLDIRKSVEWKDGIVDRLTTGVAALLKKHKVQVIHGWAKVVDGKTVDVGEQRIQCEHLLLATGSKSVELPMLPLGGPVISSTEALAPSHVPKRLIVVGGGYIGLELGIAYRKLGAEVSVVEAQERILPAYDAELTQPVNESIKQLGIKLYLKHSVTGFADNCLQVRDPNGDTLSLETDQVLVAVGRKPNTQGFNLEALNLDMNGAAIKIDSRCQTSMRNVYAIGDLSGEPMLAHRAMAQGEMVAELISGKAREFNPAAIPAVCFTDPELVVVGKSPDEAKAAGLDCIVSSFPFAANGRAMTLESKTGFVRVVARRDNHLIVGWQAVGAGVSELSTAFGLSLEMGARLEDVAGTIHAHPTLGEAVQEAALRALGHALHL; from the coding sequence ATGACTCAGACACTACACACCACGCTGCTGATTATCGGCGGCGGCCCTGGCGGTTACGTGGCCGCGATTCGCGCCGGCCAACTGGGCATCCCGACCATTTTGGTGGAAGGCCAGGCGCTGGGCGGCACCTGCCTGAACATCGGCTGCATTCCGTCCAAGGCCTTGATCCATGTGGCCGAGCAATTCCAGCAGACGGTACACCACAGCCAGGGCTCGCCACTGGGCATCGAAGTGGACGTGCCCACCCTGGACATCCGCAAAAGCGTGGAATGGAAAGACGGCATCGTCGACCGCCTGACCACCGGCGTCGCCGCGTTGTTGAAAAAGCACAAGGTGCAGGTGATCCATGGCTGGGCCAAGGTGGTGGACGGCAAGACCGTCGACGTCGGCGAGCAGCGCATCCAGTGCGAACACCTGCTGCTGGCCACCGGTTCCAAAAGCGTCGAGCTGCCGATGCTGCCGCTGGGCGGGCCGGTCATTTCATCCACCGAAGCGCTGGCTCCGAGCCACGTACCGAAGCGGCTGATCGTGGTGGGCGGCGGTTACATCGGCCTGGAACTGGGCATCGCCTACCGCAAGCTCGGCGCCGAAGTCAGTGTGGTCGAAGCACAGGAGCGCATCCTGCCGGCCTATGACGCCGAGCTGACCCAGCCGGTTAACGAATCGATCAAGCAACTCGGGATCAAGCTGTACCTCAAGCACAGCGTCACCGGCTTTGCCGATAACTGCCTGCAAGTGCGCGATCCGAATGGCGACACCCTGTCGCTGGAAACCGATCAGGTGCTGGTGGCCGTGGGTCGCAAACCCAACACCCAGGGCTTCAACCTCGAAGCGCTGAACCTGGACATGAACGGCGCCGCGATCAAGATCGACAGCCGCTGCCAGACCAGCATGCGCAATGTGTATGCCATCGGCGACCTGAGCGGCGAGCCCATGCTGGCGCACCGGGCCATGGCCCAGGGTGAAATGGTTGCCGAACTGATCAGCGGCAAAGCCCGCGAATTCAACCCGGCGGCGATTCCGGCGGTGTGCTTTACCGACCCGGAACTGGTGGTGGTGGGCAAGAGCCCGGACGAGGCCAAAGCTGCCGGCCTGGACTGCATCGTGTCGAGCTTCCCGTTCGCCGCCAACGGGCGGGCCATGACCTTGGAGTCGAAAACCGGCTTCGTGCGGGTGGTGGCGCGGCGTGACAATCACCTGATTGTCGGCTGGCAGGCAGTGGGAGCCGGCGTATCGGAACTGTCCACTGCGTTTGGCCTGAGCCTGGAAATGGGTGCACGCCTGGAAGATGTGGCCGGCACCATCCACGCCCATCCGACCTTGGGTGAGGCCGTGCAGGAAGCGGCGTTGCGGGCGTTGGGGCATGCGTTGCATCTGTAA
- a CDS encoding 3-methyl-2-oxobutanoate dehydrogenase (2-methylpropanoyl-transferring) subunit alpha, whose amino-acid sequence MTQPYAPLRLHVPEPSGRPGCKTDFTYLRLTDAGLVRKPAIDVEPADTADLAKGLIRVLDDQGQALGPWAEGVSADIMRKGMRAMLKTRIFDNRMVVAQRQKKMSFYMQSLGEEAIGSAQALALNIDDMCFPTYRQQSILMARDVPLVDLICQLLSNERDPLKGRQLPIMYSVKDAGFFTISGNLATQFVQGVGWGMASAIKGDTKIASAWIGDGATAESDFHTALTFAHVYRAPVILNVVNNQWAISTFQAIAGGEATTFAGRGVGCGIASLRVDGNDFIAVYAASAWAAERARRNLGPTLIEWVTYRAGPHSTSDDPSKYRPADDWSHFPLGDPIARLKQHLIRIGQWSDEEHAAVSAELEAEVIAAQKQAEQYGTLAGGQIPSAATMFEDVYKEMPEHLKRQRQELGV is encoded by the coding sequence ATGACCCAGCCGTATGCACCGCTGCGCCTGCACGTTCCCGAACCTTCGGGCCGCCCAGGCTGCAAGACCGACTTCACCTACCTGCGCCTGACCGACGCCGGCCTGGTACGCAAACCCGCCATCGACGTAGAACCGGCCGACACCGCCGACCTGGCCAAGGGCCTGATCCGCGTGCTCGACGACCAGGGCCAGGCGCTCGGGCCGTGGGCCGAGGGTGTCTCGGCTGACATCATGCGCAAAGGCATGCGCGCGATGCTCAAGACGCGCATCTTCGACAACCGCATGGTGGTCGCCCAGCGCCAGAAAAAAATGTCGTTCTACATGCAGAGCCTTGGCGAAGAAGCCATCGGCAGCGCCCAGGCCCTGGCCTTGAATATCGACGACATGTGCTTCCCCACCTACCGCCAGCAAAGCATCCTGATGGCCCGCGACGTGCCGCTGGTGGATCTGATCTGCCAACTGCTGTCCAACGAACGCGACCCGCTCAAGGGCCGCCAGTTGCCGATCATGTACTCGGTCAAGGACGCCGGTTTCTTCACCATTTCCGGCAACCTCGCCACACAGTTCGTACAGGGTGTGGGCTGGGGCATGGCGTCGGCGATCAAGGGTGATACCAAGATCGCCTCGGCCTGGATCGGCGACGGCGCCACCGCTGAATCCGACTTCCACACCGCCCTCACCTTCGCCCACGTCTACCGCGCCCCGGTGATCCTCAACGTGGTGAATAATCAATGGGCAATCTCCACCTTCCAGGCCATTGCCGGCGGTGAAGCCACGACCTTCGCCGGACGCGGCGTCGGTTGCGGTATCGCCTCCCTGCGCGTGGACGGCAACGACTTTATCGCCGTGTACGCCGCCTCCGCCTGGGCCGCCGAGCGTGCCCGCCGCAACCTGGGGCCGACACTGATCGAGTGGGTGACCTACCGCGCCGGTCCGCACTCCACCTCCGATGATCCGTCCAAGTACCGCCCCGCCGATGACTGGAGTCACTTCCCATTGGGCGATCCGATTGCCCGCCTCAAACAGCACCTGATCAGGATTGGCCAGTGGTCCGACGAGGAACACGCGGCGGTCAGCGCCGAACTGGAAGCCGAAGTCATCGCCGCGCAAAAACAGGCCGAACAGTACGGCACCCTGGCCGGTGGTCAGATTCCAAGCGCCGCGACCATGTTCGAAGACGTCTATAAAGAGATGCCGGAGCACTTGAAGCGCCAGCGTCAAGAGCTGGGGGTCTGA
- a CDS encoding MBL fold metallo-hydrolase yields MPALIQAFLDEASSTYTYVVYEADGGPCAIVDSVLNYDPASGRTDTAQADKVIAFVRAHGLQVQWLLETHAHADHLSAAPYLRRTLGGKIAIGQSISKVQGVFKHLFNLEPEFRVDGSQFDHLFAPDEIFHIGGLQAQALHVPGHTPADMAYLIDGRLILVGDTLFMPDVGTARCDFPGGDARQLYASMRKLLAFPPETRLYVCHDYPPEGRDAKCQTTVAEQRAQNIHVHDGVDEAAFVTMRTTRDAGLGMPTLLLPAIQVNVRAGHMPPPEDNGVTYLKIPVNQL; encoded by the coding sequence ATGCCAGCGTTGATTCAAGCCTTTCTGGATGAGGCATCGTCGACCTACACCTATGTAGTCTATGAAGCCGATGGCGGCCCCTGTGCCATCGTCGATTCAGTGCTCAACTACGACCCGGCGTCCGGGCGCACCGATACCGCACAGGCCGACAAGGTGATTGCCTTCGTGCGCGCGCATGGCCTGCAGGTGCAGTGGCTGCTGGAAACCCACGCCCACGCCGATCACCTATCCGCCGCGCCGTACCTGCGCCGCACCCTGGGCGGCAAGATTGCGATCGGCCAGTCCATCAGCAAGGTGCAGGGTGTGTTCAAGCACCTGTTCAACCTGGAGCCGGAGTTCCGTGTCGATGGCTCGCAGTTCGATCACCTGTTTGCGCCGGATGAAATCTTTCATATCGGCGGCTTGCAGGCCCAGGCGCTGCATGTACCCGGGCATACCCCGGCGGACATGGCCTACCTGATCGATGGCCGCTTGATACTGGTGGGCGACACGCTGTTCATGCCCGATGTCGGCACCGCCCGCTGCGACTTCCCCGGCGGTGATGCGCGGCAGTTGTACGCGTCGATGCGCAAGCTGCTGGCGTTCCCGCCTGAAACCCGGCTGTACGTGTGCCATGACTATCCACCCGAGGGCCGCGATGCCAAGTGCCAGACCACGGTGGCTGAACAGCGCGCGCAGAATATCCATGTGCATGACGGCGTGGATGAGGCGGCGTTTGTCACGATGCGCACCACCCGGGATGCCGGGCTGGGGATGCCGACGCTGCTGTTGCCGGCGATCCAGGTGAATGTGCGGGCGGGGCACATGCCGCCGCCGGAAGACAATGGCGTCACCTACCTCAAGATTCCCGTCAACCAACTTTGA
- a CDS encoding sulfite exporter TauE/SafE family protein, translating to MLLASVLGVLMGLVMGLTGAGGGILGVPALVLGLGLTMTQAAPVSLLAVGAAAAVGAIDGLRHGLVRYRAALLIALLGALFSPLGVFVAHQLSEPVLMGLFSALMVLVAWRMVRREKVEAGPSDHGAASWGQKNCMLNQQTGRLAWTAKCTATLAALGAVTGAVSGLLGVGGGFLIVPAFKQLTDVQMRGIVATSLMVVSLLSLIGVVGAFHAGVNIEPVGWGFIGASIVGMLAGRRLCSVIPARALQVGFAGLCVLVAAGMLMNALLRT from the coding sequence ATGCTGCTGGCCAGTGTGTTGGGTGTATTGATGGGCCTGGTCATGGGCCTGACCGGCGCGGGCGGCGGCATCCTCGGGGTGCCGGCGCTGGTGTTGGGACTGGGGTTGACGATGACCCAGGCCGCGCCGGTGTCCTTGCTTGCGGTAGGCGCAGCGGCGGCGGTGGGGGCGATTGACGGCCTGCGCCATGGCCTGGTGCGTTATCGCGCCGCGTTATTGATCGCCTTGCTGGGCGCGCTGTTTTCACCGCTCGGTGTGTTCGTCGCTCATCAACTGTCGGAGCCGGTGCTGATGGGCTTGTTCAGCGCCCTGATGGTGCTGGTGGCCTGGCGCATGGTGCGGCGCGAAAAGGTCGAGGCCGGGCCGAGTGACCATGGCGCGGCGTCCTGGGGCCAGAAGAACTGCATGCTCAACCAGCAGACCGGACGCCTGGCGTGGACCGCCAAATGCACTGCCACCCTGGCGGCACTGGGCGCGGTGACCGGCGCGGTCTCGGGTTTGCTCGGCGTGGGCGGCGGTTTTCTGATCGTACCGGCGTTCAAGCAACTGACCGATGTGCAGATGCGCGGGATCGTCGCGACCTCGTTGATGGTGGTCAGCCTGCTGTCGTTGATCGGTGTGGTGGGGGCCTTTCATGCCGGGGTGAACATCGAGCCGGTGGGCTGGGGATTTATTGGTGCAAGTATCGTCGGCATGCTGGCGGGACGTCGCTTGTGTTCGGTGATTCCAGCGCGGGCGTTGCAGGTGGGGTTTGCCGGTTTGTGCGTGCTGGTGGCGGCTGGAATGCTGATGAATGCTTTGCTCCGGACCTGA
- a CDS encoding FAD/NAD(P)-binding oxidoreductase, which translates to MTEQHWGPTISGDIVVIGGGSAGIGLLASLLKRDPRLNIILIEPNDFHCYQPAWTLVGGGAYDLRKTRRPLADVLPNGVTWIQAAASELLPDEQTLVLDSGQRVTWNNLIVCPGLRLAWEKIEGLQDTLGRHGVTSNYSYEHAAYTWQLVQQLKGGKALFTQPAMPIKCAGAPQKAMYLSCDHWLKQGSLKNIDVEFNLAGAALFGVATFVPPLMEYVEKYNARLAFNANLVKVDGPARKAWFEVKDAEGNVRVEEKTFDMLHVVPPQVAPDFIRQSPLADAAGWCEVNPHSLQHLRYPHIFSLGDVCGTSNAKTAAAVRKQIVVVAENLLALRKQAPLPLKYDGYGSCPLTVEKGKVVLAEFGYGGKLLPTFPLDPTQARRSMWFLKATLLPWFYWNGMLKGREWLTRLSKVD; encoded by the coding sequence ATGACCGAACAACACTGGGGACCCACCATCAGTGGCGATATCGTCGTCATCGGCGGCGGCTCGGCAGGCATCGGCCTGCTGGCCAGCCTGCTCAAGCGCGACCCGCGGCTGAACATCATCCTGATCGAACCCAACGACTTCCATTGCTATCAGCCCGCCTGGACCCTAGTGGGCGGCGGCGCCTACGACCTGCGAAAGACCCGGCGCCCGCTGGCCGACGTACTGCCCAACGGGGTCACCTGGATCCAGGCCGCCGCCAGCGAGTTATTGCCTGACGAGCAGACCCTGGTGCTCGACAGTGGCCAGCGCGTCACCTGGAACAACCTGATTGTCTGCCCGGGCCTGCGCCTGGCCTGGGAAAAGATCGAGGGCTTGCAGGATACCCTCGGTCGCCACGGCGTCACCTCCAACTACAGTTACGAACACGCGGCCTACACCTGGCAACTGGTGCAGCAGCTCAAGGGTGGCAAGGCGCTCTTCACCCAGCCGGCCATGCCGATCAAGTGTGCCGGTGCGCCGCAGAAAGCCATGTACCTGTCCTGCGATCACTGGCTCAAGCAGGGCAGCCTGAAAAACATCGACGTCGAATTCAACCTGGCCGGTGCCGCGCTGTTCGGCGTGGCGACCTTTGTGCCGCCGTTGATGGAGTACGTCGAGAAATACAACGCACGCCTGGCGTTCAATGCCAACCTTGTGAAGGTCGACGGCCCGGCGCGCAAAGCCTGGTTTGAAGTCAAGGACGCAGAGGGCAACGTGAGGGTCGAAGAGAAAACCTTCGATATGCTCCACGTCGTGCCGCCGCAAGTCGCCCCGGATTTTATCCGCCAAAGCCCGCTGGCCGACGCCGCAGGCTGGTGCGAAGTAAACCCCCACAGCCTGCAGCACCTGCGCTATCCGCACATCTTCAGCCTGGGCGACGTGTGCGGCACCTCCAACGCCAAGACCGCCGCAGCGGTACGCAAGCAGATCGTGGTCGTGGCCGAGAACCTGCTGGCCCTGCGCAAACAAGCGCCGCTGCCGCTCAAGTACGACGGCTACGGTTCCTGCCCGTTGACGGTGGAGAAGGGCAAGGTGGTGCTGGCCGAGTTCGGCTATGGCGGCAAGCTGTTGCCGACCTTTCCCCTCGACCCCACCCAGGCGCGCCGCTCGATGTGGTTCCTCAAGGCCACGTTGCTGCCGTGGTTCTACTGGAACGGCATGCTCAAGGGCCGCGAGTGGCTGACCCGCCTGAGCAAGGTGGACTGA
- a CDS encoding alpha-ketoacid dehydrogenase subunit beta, whose protein sequence is MNDHNNSIELETAMTTTTMTMIQALRSAMDVMLERDDNVVVFGQDVGYFGGVFRCTEGLQTKYGSSRVFDAPISESGIIGVAVGMGAYGLRPVAEIQFADYVYPATDQIISEAARLRYRSAGQFTAPLTMRMPCGGGIYGGQTHSQSIEAVFTQVCGLRTVMPSNPYDAKGLLIASIENDDPVIFLEPKRLYNGPFDGHHDRPVTPWSKHPQAQVPDGYYTVPLDVAAIVRPGSAVTVLTYGTTVYVSQVAAEETGIDAEVIDLRSLWPLDLDTIVKSVKKTGRCVVVHEATRTCGFGAELVALVQEHCFHHLEAPIERVTGWDTPYPHAQEWAYFPGPSRVGAALKRVMEV, encoded by the coding sequence ATGAACGATCACAACAACAGCATCGAACTGGAAACAGCCATGACCACCACCACCATGACCATGATCCAGGCCCTGCGCTCGGCCATGGATGTGATGCTTGAACGGGACGACAACGTGGTGGTGTTCGGCCAGGACGTCGGTTACTTCGGCGGCGTGTTCCGCTGCACCGAAGGTCTGCAGACCAAGTACGGCAGCTCGCGGGTATTCGACGCGCCGATTTCCGAAAGCGGCATCATCGGCGTGGCGGTGGGCATGGGCGCCTACGGCCTGCGCCCGGTCGCGGAAATCCAGTTTGCCGACTACGTCTACCCCGCCACCGACCAGATCATCTCCGAAGCCGCGCGCCTGCGTTATCGCTCGGCCGGCCAGTTCACCGCGCCCCTGACCATGCGCATGCCGTGCGGCGGCGGCATCTACGGCGGCCAGACCCATAGCCAGAGTATCGAAGCGGTGTTCACCCAGGTCTGCGGCTTGCGCACGGTGATGCCGTCCAACCCCTATGACGCCAAGGGCCTGCTGATCGCCTCCATCGAAAACGATGACCCAGTGATCTTCCTTGAACCCAAGCGCCTGTATAACGGCCCGTTCGATGGCCATCATGACCGCCCGGTCACCCCGTGGTCGAAACACCCGCAAGCGCAAGTGCCGGACGGCTACTACACCGTGCCGCTGGACGTGGCCGCCATCGTGCGTCCGGGTTCGGCCGTGACCGTGCTGACCTACGGCACCACCGTGTATGTGTCGCAGGTCGCCGCCGAAGAAACCGGCATCGACGCCGAAGTCATCGACCTGCGCAGCCTGTGGCCGCTGGACCTGGACACCATCGTCAAGTCGGTGAAAAAGACCGGCCGTTGCGTGGTGGTGCACGAAGCCACGCGCACCTGCGGCTTTGGCGCCGAGCTGGTCGCCCTGGTGCAGGAGCACTGCTTTCATCACCTGGAAGCGCCGATCGAGCGCGTCACCGGCTGGGACACGCCCTACCCGCACGCGCAGGAGTGGGCGTATTTCCCAGGCCCGTCCCGAGTGGGCGCGGCGTTGAAACGGGTCATGGAGGTCTGA
- a CDS encoding MFS transporter yields MDKYTPHTWQPHERPSLPGSPSTPLHPTHKRWLFALVGVLVAITGGLGNALVIANLQYLQGALGATTAEMAWLPAAYVMTNVCMNLLLVKFRQQFGLRAFTEVFLVLYALVTFGHLFVNDLNSAIAVRAAHGMVGAALSSLGLYYMIQAFPAKWRLKALVLGLGTAQLALPLARLFSEDLLQIAEWRGLYLFELGLALICLGCVFLLKLPPGDRFKTFEKLDFLTFAILATGVALLCAVLSLGRIDWWLEAPWIGIASACSLVLIMAGLAIEHNRANPMLMTRWLGSGTMIRLALAVILIRMVLSEQSTGAVGFMQMLNMSYQQMHTLYVVMLAGAIAGLVVSALTINPAHLLMPLIISLALMATGSVMDSFSSNLTRPQNLYISQFLLGFGGTFFLGPTMVLGTKNVLTNPRNLVSFSVMFGICQNLGGLIGAALLGTFQIVREKYHSSMITEHLTLLDPRVAARVQSGGSAYGGIVADPELRNLMGIRSLATAATREANVMAYNDVFMLIAIIAILTMIWIFIRSLWLMSTTKAATPPVQPVGASS; encoded by the coding sequence ATGGATAAATACACCCCCCACACCTGGCAGCCCCACGAGCGGCCGAGCCTGCCCGGTTCGCCGTCGACGCCGCTGCACCCCACCCACAAACGCTGGCTGTTTGCGCTGGTGGGTGTGCTGGTGGCAATCACGGGTGGCCTGGGCAACGCGTTGGTTATCGCCAACCTGCAATACCTGCAAGGCGCCCTGGGCGCGACCACGGCGGAAATGGCCTGGCTACCCGCCGCCTATGTGATGACCAACGTGTGCATGAACCTGCTGCTGGTGAAGTTTCGCCAGCAGTTCGGCCTGCGGGCGTTTACCGAAGTGTTCCTGGTGTTGTATGCGCTGGTGACCTTCGGCCACTTGTTCGTCAACGACCTCAACTCGGCCATCGCCGTGCGGGCGGCCCACGGCATGGTGGGGGCGGCGCTGAGTTCATTGGGCTTGTACTACATGATCCAGGCGTTCCCGGCCAAGTGGCGCTTGAAAGCCCTGGTGCTGGGGCTGGGCACCGCGCAGCTGGCGTTACCCCTGGCGCGGCTGTTCTCCGAGGATTTGCTGCAAATCGCCGAATGGCGCGGGCTGTACCTGTTCGAGCTGGGCCTGGCGCTGATCTGCCTGGGCTGTGTGTTTCTGTTGAAATTGCCGCCCGGCGACCGATTCAAGACCTTCGAAAAACTCGATTTCCTCACCTTCGCGATCCTGGCCACCGGCGTTGCCTTGCTCTGCGCGGTGTTGTCCTTGGGACGCATCGACTGGTGGCTGGAAGCGCCCTGGATCGGCATCGCCTCGGCCTGTTCGCTGGTGCTGATCATGGCCGGGTTGGCCATCGAGCATAACCGCGCCAACCCGATGCTGATGACGCGCTGGCTGGGCAGCGGCACCATGATTCGCCTGGCCCTGGCGGTGATCCTGATTCGTATGGTGCTGTCCGAACAATCCACCGGTGCGGTGGGTTTCATGCAGATGCTGAACATGAGTTACCAGCAGATGCATACGCTGTATGTGGTGATGCTGGCCGGGGCGATCGCCGGGCTGGTGGTCAGTGCATTGACGATCAATCCGGCGCATCTGTTGATGCCGCTGATCATTTCCCTGGCGCTGATGGCGACGGGGTCGGTGATGGACAGTTTTTCCAGCAACCTGACGCGGCCGCAGAACCTGTATATCAGCCAGTTCCTGCTAGGCTTCGGCGGGACCTTCTTTCTCGGGCCGACCATGGTGCTGGGCACCAAGAATGTATTGACCAACCCGCGCAACCTGGTGAGTTTTTCGGTGATGTTCGGGATTTGCCAGAACCTCGGCGGTCTGATCGGCGCGGCGTTGCTCGGCACCTTCCAGATCGTGCGCGAGAAGTACCACTCGAGCATGATTACCGAACATCTGACCTTGCTCGACCCCCGCGTCGCGGCGCGGGTACAGAGCGGCGGCTCGGCCTATGGTGGTATCGTTGCCGACCCGGAACTGCGCAACCTCATGGGCATTCGCAGCCTGGCCACGGCGGCCACCCGCGAGGCGAACGTCATGGCGTACAACGATGTCTTCATGCTGATTGCGATTATCGCGATCCTGACCATGATCTGGATCTTTATCCGCAGCCTGTGGCTGATGAGCACCACCAAAGCAGCAACCCCTCCTGTTCAACCTGTCGGCGCCTCTTCATGA